A single window of Candidatus Acidiferrales bacterium DNA harbors:
- a CDS encoding PIN domain-containing protein, with translation MTSETALLDTNVLIYAANDSSPFHKAAVALRDKGLRGELSLCITPQVLHEFYANVTNPKQIESPFTQAEARLEMEKYFHSGRILKIHPQLDTELTVLDFLKRYNVVRQEIYDLQIVATMLSNGIRRIYTYNADDFSKYPDIEVLTPDAVLG, from the coding sequence ATGACTTCTGAAACTGCTCTACTCGACACAAACGTTCTTATCTATGCCGCAAACGACAGCTCGCCATTCCATAAAGCAGCGGTCGCACTTCGGGACAAAGGGTTGAGGGGAGAATTATCGCTTTGCATTACACCTCAGGTGCTTCACGAATTCTATGCCAACGTGACGAACCCGAAACAAATAGAATCTCCGTTTACCCAGGCAGAAGCGAGGCTCGAAATGGAGAAGTATTTTCATTCGGGAAGGATATTGAAAATACATCCTCAGCTGGATACCGAACTCACTGTCTTGGATTTCCTCAAGCGATACAACGTCGTTCGCCAAGAAATCTATGACCTGCAAATCGTAGCTACCATGCTTTCCAATGGCATAAGACGGATATACACCTACAACGCAGACGACTTTTCAAAGTACCCTGACATTGAAGTTCTAACCCCCGACGCAGTACTTGGATAG
- a CDS encoding type IV secretion system DNA-binding domain-containing protein — MDEKDSTKQQVTPVAVTNWRDIRKKFGIKQKNRRGHMYIIGKTGTGKSSLIANMAASDIAQGNGLAILDPHGDLAESLLHHVPKERIRDVIYFNPGELEYPIAFNPLEDISKDFHHLVVSGLISVFKKIWSEFWGPRLEHILRYSLFTLLEYPGATLLDITRLLTEVGFRNKVLGYVKRPEIRAFWTYEFDKYSQWLRSEAVAPILNKVGQFLTSLPLRNVVGQSKNTFGLKDVMDTGKILIVNLAKGKVGEDCSSLLGSMIVTEIFLSALSRVNTSEDKRRSFYLYVDEFHNFVTTSFADILSECRKYGLNLVLAHQYINQLHEKIRDAVFGNVASMIMFRVGAEDAKYLARELRPTFEESDLLNLPNYHIYLKLMVDGVTSQPFSATTLPFENSTTSHEAEIVNESKQRYGKPRQLVEHEILSRYRIDDEEKPKGTSGSAQHRLF; from the coding sequence GCAGGTCACCCCCGTCGCTGTCACGAATTGGCGTGACATAAGGAAGAAATTCGGAATCAAACAGAAGAACCGGAGGGGGCACATGTATATCATTGGGAAGACGGGCACTGGAAAGTCGAGCCTCATAGCTAACATGGCCGCCTCTGACATAGCTCAAGGAAATGGACTCGCCATTCTTGATCCCCATGGAGACCTAGCTGAATCATTGCTCCATCATGTTCCGAAGGAACGGATTAGAGATGTCATATATTTCAATCCTGGAGAGCTTGAGTATCCGATAGCTTTTAATCCTCTAGAAGATATTTCAAAGGATTTTCATCACCTCGTTGTATCGGGGCTTATTTCTGTTTTCAAAAAGATATGGTCTGAATTCTGGGGGCCGAGGCTGGAACACATACTTCGTTACTCACTATTCACTCTCTTGGAATACCCTGGTGCCACGCTTCTCGACATCACGAGGCTCCTCACCGAAGTTGGGTTCAGGAACAAGGTATTGGGCTACGTTAAGCGTCCTGAGATACGGGCTTTCTGGACTTACGAGTTCGATAAATACAGCCAATGGCTTAGGTCGGAAGCTGTAGCTCCCATCTTGAATAAGGTGGGACAGTTCCTGACAAGCCTCCCCTTGCGGAATGTTGTGGGACAAAGCAAGAACACGTTCGGTCTCAAAGACGTGATGGATACGGGAAAAATCCTTATCGTGAATCTTGCCAAAGGGAAGGTCGGAGAAGACTGCTCGTCGCTCTTGGGTTCAATGATAGTCACGGAGATATTCCTCTCGGCATTGAGTCGCGTCAACACATCTGAAGACAAGCGCAGGTCTTTCTATCTCTATGTCGATGAGTTCCACAACTTCGTGACCACCTCGTTCGCGGATATTCTTAGCGAATGCCGCAAGTATGGTTTGAACTTGGTGCTCGCCCACCAGTATATAAACCAGCTCCACGAAAAAATAAGAGATGCGGTATTCGGTAATGTAGCCTCTATGATAATGTTCAGGGTCGGGGCGGAGGATGCTAAGTACCTTGCAAGGGAACTCCGTCCGACATTTGAGGAGTCAGACCTTTTGAACCTCCCCAACTACCACATTTATCTAAAGCTCATGGTAGATGGGGTGACTTCCCAACCGTTCAGTGCAACCACATTGCCGTTCGAGAACAGCACAACTTCGCATGAGGCAGAAATCGTAAATGAATCAAAACAGAGATACGGAAAACCGAGACAGTTGGTCGAACATGAGATACTTTCCAGATACAGAATCGACGATGAAGAAAAGCCGAAAGGAACTTCTGGATCGGCTCAGCATCGACTCTTTTAG
- a CDS encoding T9SS type A sorting domain-containing protein codes for MKKSICLLISFIMAAASGQAQQSPQNFPISQEDTSCRFNHSYPLIFPDGDKRFLVIWQDYRNGPVEYYAQLFDSVGNSVGNNFHIYSDADVAFAPDNSFLVLGEEDMSYDPYFDDEQLYLVARLCKSDGSWSDSVTLGQTYIPWCGTGWLGISYDLKPFSGGYLDAFDADGNLSLAKREWTGDTLWTWNLGGVYPPPDSIAPVNVSACFNSREDFAVVYYAVDPRADTIRGIAGTFFNSNDSVLGRNVILKNRDFFGASHRWQYDDLTGVPVSDSLYEVFALDRDSSAIRYWKVDRLGSAVGTTSVTALASRTPTSVNSYSWIRNFARSPVVDGRFSIFVSIGRGDGGATVLYNSVLNFDRDGNLSGDVVHDTTTDLSFTLGKWFATMSDQSFLLPTTVGGEIYLNDYRDFSLQWLKKVSDNLAGGNDLVSNSASYDDNSFFITWNNEKHVLGRRISNDGIPVTNSVMVPGDNLLFLPGGHSIQLVAFNPSDTAVAYGYKVYDSNFSLERTDTVIRSGYSEVAMVMKDTSFLILSTDGNILKLRRVLPNWKYNEISIPTTSKPSYLQIIEDTDSSFWVGYNNEIRLVTKSLNLVGGEAVAPSGTYLGNNRFLLLSESTYTSDFYHGTIVSPTGDTLVGTFPISDFVNFISCRRLSDDYFLVLTRKGNQIYVRTFNSQGLPRIDPLLVSSGDDIPRLDPISCQNGNKLLVSWSESRTPGNGFDVYGTMLDIDKITSVGDMKPDAPSSFTLFQNYPNPFNPSTTISYRIPAMSHVTLKIYDVLGREVATIVDEKKMPGTYEVKFDGSKFASGVYFCRMNAGNYLATKKLMLLK; via the coding sequence ATGAAAAAGTCGATATGCCTGCTGATATCTTTTATCATGGCAGCTGCATCGGGTCAGGCGCAGCAAAGCCCGCAAAACTTTCCAATAAGCCAGGAGGACACTTCCTGTCGCTTCAATCACAGTTACCCGCTTATCTTCCCCGATGGGGATAAAAGGTTCCTTGTTATCTGGCAGGATTACAGAAATGGACCTGTCGAATATTACGCTCAACTGTTCGATTCCGTTGGGAACTCCGTTGGAAACAATTTTCACATTTACTCGGACGCCGACGTCGCTTTTGCTCCGGACAATTCCTTCCTTGTGCTTGGTGAGGAAGACATGAGCTACGATCCGTACTTCGATGACGAGCAGCTTTACCTCGTCGCGAGGTTGTGTAAATCAGATGGGAGCTGGAGTGACTCGGTCACACTGGGACAGACTTACATCCCCTGGTGTGGGACCGGTTGGCTCGGCATTTCTTACGACTTGAAACCTTTTTCCGGCGGATACCTGGACGCATTTGACGCAGACGGAAATCTGTCATTGGCAAAACGAGAATGGACCGGCGACACGCTCTGGACCTGGAACTTGGGCGGAGTATATCCGCCCCCCGATTCCATCGCTCCTGTAAATGTTTCTGCTTGTTTCAATTCGAGGGAAGATTTCGCCGTGGTTTATTATGCAGTCGATCCTCGTGCCGACACGATCCGTGGCATCGCAGGGACTTTTTTTAATTCGAACGATTCCGTGCTGGGAAGAAATGTAATTCTGAAGAATCGAGATTTCTTTGGAGCAAGTCACCGCTGGCAATATGATGATCTGACCGGCGTTCCCGTATCAGATTCTCTGTACGAGGTTTTCGCGCTCGACAGAGATTCTAGTGCGATAAGATATTGGAAGGTTGATCGCCTCGGCTCCGCAGTTGGGACTACTAGCGTGACTGCTCTTGCCTCGCGCACGCCGACATCAGTAAATTCATATTCATGGATCAGAAATTTTGCTCGAAGTCCAGTCGTTGATGGAAGGTTCTCCATCTTTGTCTCTATCGGAAGAGGCGACGGAGGTGCAACCGTCCTTTACAATTCCGTTTTGAATTTTGATAGGGATGGGAATTTGAGCGGCGATGTCGTTCATGATACCACAACCGATTTGAGCTTTACTCTGGGAAAATGGTTCGCGACGATGTCCGATCAGTCATTTCTTCTTCCCACCACTGTTGGCGGCGAGATATACTTAAATGACTACCGTGATTTTTCGCTTCAGTGGCTCAAGAAGGTGAGTGACAATCTTGCCGGCGGCAATGATCTCGTGTCAAATTCGGCGAGTTACGACGACAACTCCTTTTTCATAACATGGAACAACGAAAAGCATGTTCTAGGGAGGCGGATAAGCAATGACGGAATTCCTGTGACGAATTCAGTTATGGTCCCGGGAGATAACCTCCTCTTTCTTCCGGGCGGGCACTCCATTCAACTCGTAGCTTTCAACCCGAGCGACACAGCGGTCGCATATGGATACAAAGTCTACGACTCTAATTTCTCGCTCGAGAGAACGGACACCGTTATCAGGAGTGGGTATTCGGAAGTGGCAATGGTGATGAAAGATACTTCTTTCCTCATTCTTTCCACGGACGGCAACATTCTAAAGTTGAGGCGGGTTTTGCCGAATTGGAAGTACAATGAGATCAGCATACCTACGACAAGCAAACCGTCTTACCTGCAGATCATAGAAGACACCGATAGTTCCTTTTGGGTCGGATACAATAATGAGATCAGACTGGTAACGAAGTCGCTCAATCTGGTCGGTGGTGAGGCAGTTGCTCCGTCAGGGACCTACCTGGGCAACAACCGGTTCCTTCTGCTTTCAGAGAGTACATACACCTCTGATTTCTACCATGGCACAATTGTTTCTCCGACGGGCGACACTCTCGTCGGAACATTTCCAATTTCTGATTTTGTCAATTTCATTTCCTGCAGAAGGCTGTCGGATGATTATTTCTTAGTTCTGACCCGGAAAGGGAATCAGATATATGTGAGAACCTTCAATAGTCAGGGACTCCCGAGAATTGATCCTCTTCTCGTCTCATCAGGAGACGATATTCCACGGCTTGATCCGATTTCATGTCAAAACGGGAACAAGCTCCTTGTTTCCTGGTCGGAATCCCGCACACCCGGCAATGGGTTCGACGTCTACGGGACAATGTTGGATATCGACAAAATCACGTCCGTCGGAGATATGAAGCCTGATGCTCCGAGCAGTTTCACGTTATTCCAGAACTATCCGAATCCCTTCAACCCATCGACGACGATCAGTTATCGAATACCGGCCATGAGCCACGTTACATTGAAGATTTATGATGTGCTTGGGAGGGAAGTGGCGACAATCGTAGATGAGAAGAAGATGCCCGGAACATACGAAGTGAAATTCGACGGAAGCAAATTCGCAAGCGGAGTTTATTTCTGTCGGATGAACGCGGGGAATTACCTAGCTACAAAGAAATTGATGCTCCTGAAATAA
- a CDS encoding site-specific DNA-methyltransferase: MFKIPDKLRKDFFPVGAGGVFHGDALEVLRRLPDRIVQCCITSPPYWSMKDYGVPGQIGLEKSPEEYIEKLAYVLHEVRRVMKDDGTLWLNLGDTYCRGGKSCGLRPKELVGIPWRVAFALHKGGWYLRSDIIWHKPDAMPEGVNDRPTRAHEYIFLLTKSRNYYYNPDEIREPHKLVSLKRMTYKYQGYRKAKSLSSLPHYRNPDRMCHPLGRNKRSVWTIPKRGFRGNHSATFPHQIPETCIKAGSKTGDIVLDPFAGSGTTLETAARLDRVPLGIELNERYIKELIMPSVPETA; this comes from the coding sequence ATGTTCAAGATTCCTGACAAACTCAGGAAAGATTTCTTTCCCGTTGGTGCCGGGGGCGTGTTCCATGGCGATGCCTTGGAGGTACTGAGGAGGTTGCCCGACAGGATTGTTCAATGCTGCATTACAAGCCCTCCATATTGGTCAATGAAAGATTATGGGGTACCGGGTCAGATCGGGCTTGAGAAATCACCAGAGGAATACATCGAAAAGCTTGCTTATGTGCTCCATGAAGTGCGGCGCGTGATGAAAGACGACGGTACATTGTGGCTCAATCTTGGTGACACTTATTGTCGGGGCGGAAAGAGCTGCGGACTGAGGCCGAAAGAACTTGTGGGGATTCCCTGGAGAGTGGCCTTTGCGCTCCACAAAGGGGGCTGGTATCTCCGCTCCGACATAATATGGCACAAGCCCGATGCGATGCCGGAAGGCGTAAACGACAGACCGACCAGGGCCCACGAATATATTTTTCTCCTGACCAAAAGCAGGAATTATTATTACAACCCCGATGAGATCAGGGAACCGCACAAACTGGTGAGTCTAAAGCGGATGACATACAAGTATCAAGGCTACCGAAAGGCAAAGTCACTTTCATCTCTCCCACATTATCGGAACCCCGACCGCATGTGCCATCCTTTGGGGCGAAACAAGCGGTCGGTGTGGACTATTCCGAAGCGTGGCTTCAGGGGAAACCACTCAGCGACGTTCCCGCATCAAATCCCCGAAACCTGCATCAAGGCCGGAAGCAAGACCGGCGACATCGTACTCGATCCGTTTGCCGGATCGGGAACGACTTTGGAAACAGCTGCAAGGCTAGATAGAGTCCCGCTTGGGATTGAACTAAACGAACGATACATCAAGGAACTCATTATGCCTTCAGTGCCAGAGACGGCTTGA
- a CDS encoding recombinase family protein, producing the protein MNNGKSNGQAKNVGIWIRVSTEDQAKGESPEHHEKRARYYADSKGWNVLEVYHLEAVSGKSVKEHPEAQRMLSDIKSGHVTGLIFSKLARLARNTKELLEFADFFRDHDADLISLQESIDTSSPSGRFFYTMIAAMAQWEREEIADRVAASVPIRAKLGKRLGGASPLGYQWVENKLVIDSKWAPIRKLVYDLFIEKRRIKVVARELNNRGYRTRVGKKFTHATVKRILRDPSAKGQYRANYTHTLGKGNKWEFKPETEWIYTEVEPIVSPEIWDECNRILDEQQKKVVPKSKPSLYLFTGFISCVCGERMKVPSKSKSYTCKKCKNRINIDDLETIFQEQLKSFVFSEKDIKEYFEKTDEAMKEKEKLLKSLEDESKRLREEMNQIVRLYLDHTMSQEAVGSHYRPLEERAKSIADEIPKIQAEIDFIKIEKISRDEVVYEAKDLQSHWKDMTFNEKRIIVETITEKIIVSSDEVSIHLSTLPQALNSASLVTYPLG; encoded by the coding sequence ATGAACAATGGAAAATCAAATGGCCAAGCAAAGAACGTCGGAATCTGGATTCGGGTCTCAACCGAGGACCAGGCTAAAGGCGAAAGCCCCGAACATCACGAGAAACGTGCCCGATATTATGCCGATTCCAAAGGCTGGAATGTCCTTGAGGTGTACCATCTTGAAGCGGTGTCGGGTAAATCAGTCAAAGAGCATCCCGAAGCACAGAGAATGCTAAGCGACATCAAGTCGGGACATGTAACGGGGTTGATATTTTCCAAATTGGCCCGCCTTGCCCGGAACACTAAGGAACTTCTTGAGTTCGCGGACTTTTTCCGTGACCACGATGCTGATCTCATATCCTTGCAGGAATCAATTGACACCTCTTCACCATCGGGAAGGTTTTTCTATACCATGATCGCCGCCATGGCTCAATGGGAAAGAGAAGAAATTGCCGACAGGGTTGCGGCATCTGTGCCTATCAGGGCAAAGCTTGGCAAGCGATTAGGAGGTGCCTCCCCCTTAGGATACCAATGGGTCGAAAATAAGCTTGTCATAGATTCCAAGTGGGCCCCCATCCGGAAACTCGTTTATGACCTTTTCATCGAGAAAAGAAGAATCAAGGTCGTTGCAAGAGAACTCAATAACCGCGGATACCGTACCCGTGTCGGGAAGAAGTTCACCCATGCAACGGTGAAGCGCATCCTCCGCGATCCGAGCGCGAAAGGTCAGTACCGTGCCAATTACACCCATACCTTGGGGAAAGGTAATAAATGGGAGTTCAAGCCCGAAACGGAATGGATATATACCGAAGTCGAACCCATTGTCTCCCCAGAAATATGGGATGAATGCAACCGCATCCTCGACGAGCAGCAAAAGAAGGTCGTCCCGAAATCAAAACCATCCTTGTACCTTTTCACCGGATTCATCTCTTGTGTTTGCGGGGAAAGGATGAAAGTACCATCCAAATCAAAGAGCTATACCTGCAAGAAATGCAAGAATCGGATCAATATCGACGACCTTGAAACCATCTTTCAAGAGCAGCTCAAATCTTTCGTGTTCTCGGAAAAAGACATAAAGGAATATTTTGAAAAAACCGATGAGGCAATGAAGGAAAAAGAGAAGCTTTTGAAATCCCTCGAAGATGAATCGAAAAGGCTGAGGGAAGAAATGAACCAAATTGTGAGATTGTACCTTGACCATACGATGAGCCAAGAGGCGGTCGGCTCCCATTACCGTCCCCTGGAAGAACGTGCTAAATCAATAGCCGATGAAATACCGAAGATTCAAGCGGAAATTGATTTTATAAAAATAGAGAAGATTTCCCGGGACGAAGTGGTGTATGAAGCGAAGGACCTACAAAGCCACTGGAAGGATATGACCTTCAACGAGAAAAGAATAATCGTTGAAACTATCACTGAAAAGATAATCGTATCCTCTGACGAGGTTTCCATTCATTTATCTACGCTTCCTCAAGCCCTCAATTCGGCATCATTGGTAACGTATCCTTTAGGATAG
- the radC gene encoding DNA repair protein RadC, whose protein sequence is MAKVKLICQTPLYKVMLIREKNVPVQEKIIRKPEDAAGIATEYLKGADREHLVGLYLSTANKLIAIHTISIGILNASLVHPREVFKMAIMVNADSVIVAHNHPSGNLEPSREDIDITKQLKDAGKILDIELRDHLVVSDGCGYMSFKERGLI, encoded by the coding sequence ATGGCAAAAGTGAAACTTATCTGCCAGACTCCGCTCTACAAAGTGATGCTCATTCGGGAAAAGAATGTTCCGGTGCAAGAGAAAATAATCAGGAAGCCTGAAGATGCCGCAGGGATTGCGACCGAGTATCTGAAGGGTGCCGACCGGGAACACCTTGTCGGACTCTACCTCAGTACAGCGAATAAGCTCATCGCGATCCACACGATCTCCATCGGAATCCTCAACGCTTCGCTCGTCCATCCAAGAGAGGTCTTCAAGATGGCGATCATGGTGAATGCCGACTCGGTTATCGTTGCGCACAACCACCCGTCAGGAAATTTAGAACCGTCACGGGAAGATATCGATATAACCAAACAGTTGAAGGATGCAGGAAAGATTCTCGACATTGAACTCCGTGACCATCTTGTTGTTTCCGATGGGTGCGGTTACATGAGCTTCAAAGAGCGGGGACTAATCTGA
- a CDS encoding T9SS type A sorting domain-containing protein: MKKSICLLVTFFIALSSGKAQQFSCNFLTSHANATLNRVRHSNPLLFPNSDNGFLLVWDDYRNDSLAYYAQLFDSLGNAIGKNFPIFSNTLIAFAPDSSFFTEKYNDVDIGGPYFEINFIGYLCKLDGTWSLSFFNRGDPETGTDCVGICAGGQDDLLGSANGYINLSSDNGRLSVSASDWTNKGLWNWFTGYDMVIYVTNYSATNDSEGNFAVAWLNARFQGSSNIPIYEIMGSFFDKNGDTLATNVLLRSDTLSNLDLGWWQDERLTIVPLADSLYELFDYDPYSFALSYWKVDPFGHTVGKINTFEVYHDTSANNVSAEHAANLALTPLIKDRFSSVITVYESGTSAPRNYNSVLNFDGNGDPTGMMLEDTTINFLNQKYLFVTPDSVLLVPAVKDSDIYLIAYQGLTLKWSKKINDDIVGVKETGSTLPTSFMLSQNYPNPFNPSTTISYQIPEMSHVTMKIFDVLGREVATIVDERKMPGTYEVKFDGSRFASGVYFCRMNAGNYLATKKLMLLK; this comes from the coding sequence ATGAAAAAGTCGATATGCCTGCTGGTGACATTCTTTATTGCACTTTCATCGGGTAAAGCTCAACAATTTTCGTGTAACTTTCTAACCAGCCATGCGAATGCCACGCTGAACAGAGTTCGGCATTCGAATCCACTTCTCTTTCCGAATTCCGATAATGGCTTTCTTCTTGTCTGGGACGACTACCGAAATGATAGCCTGGCATACTATGCACAGCTATTCGATTCACTCGGAAATGCCATTGGGAAGAACTTCCCGATCTTCTCAAATACACTGATTGCATTCGCTCCGGATAGTTCGTTTTTCACCGAGAAGTATAATGACGTTGACATCGGCGGCCCGTATTTCGAAATCAATTTTATTGGTTACCTGTGCAAACTCGATGGGACATGGTCGCTGTCTTTCTTTAACCGCGGTGACCCGGAGACGGGCACGGACTGCGTGGGGATCTGTGCAGGAGGTCAGGACGACTTGCTCGGCTCAGCAAATGGCTACATCAACTTATCAAGCGATAACGGAAGACTTTCAGTGTCCGCGAGTGATTGGACGAATAAGGGCCTCTGGAATTGGTTTACGGGATACGACATGGTGATTTACGTGACTAACTATTCCGCCACGAATGATTCAGAAGGTAATTTTGCAGTCGCCTGGCTTAACGCCAGATTTCAGGGTTCTTCTAACATTCCGATCTATGAGATCATGGGCTCTTTCTTCGACAAGAATGGCGATACTCTCGCGACGAACGTCCTATTAAGATCGGATACTTTGTCCAACCTCGACCTGGGTTGGTGGCAGGATGAGAGACTCACGATCGTTCCTTTAGCTGATTCTCTTTACGAACTCTTTGATTATGATCCTTATTCTTTTGCTTTGAGCTATTGGAAGGTCGATCCCTTCGGGCATACTGTCGGAAAGATCAATACGTTCGAAGTGTATCATGATACAAGCGCAAACAATGTCTCAGCGGAGCACGCCGCGAATCTTGCCTTAACACCCTTGATAAAAGATAGATTTTCTTCGGTGATAACTGTATACGAGTCTGGCACTAGCGCTCCACGGAACTACAATTCGGTTCTCAACTTTGATGGGAATGGTGATCCGACAGGAATGATGTTGGAGGATACAACCATCAATTTCCTAAATCAGAAATATTTGTTTGTGACTCCCGACTCAGTTCTGTTGGTTCCAGCTGTCAAAGATAGTGACATTTACCTGATCGCTTATCAGGGGCTTACACTTAAGTGGAGCAAGAAGATCAACGATGATATCGTTGGAGTCAAAGAAACAGGGTCAACCCTTCCAACTAGTTTCATGTTGTCACAGAACTATCCGAATCCCTTCAATCCTTCGACGACGATCAGTTATCAAATACCAGAGATGAGTCACGTTACAATGAAAATTTTTGATGTGCTCGGCAGGGAAGTGGCGACAATCGTGGATGAAAGGAAGATGCCCGGAACATACGAAGTGAAATTCGACGGGAGCAGATTCGCAAGCGGAGTTTATTTCTGTCGGATGAACGCGGGGAATTACCTAGCTACAAAGAAATTGATGCTTCTGAAATGA